GATAAAGGGGAGAACGCCCCGGTCCTATGCAGGAACTGGAAGATATTGGAGCAATGGAAGGACCGCGCTGGACTGGAATTGCAACGGTTGCCCATGCCAGCGCCCCTGTACCTGGAAGAGGAGGAACGGAACCTTCCGGCCAGCTACGCCAACTTCTACATCGGGAACAAAGTGGTGCTGTTGCCGGTCTTCAACGACCCCCAGGACCGCAATGCGATCGATATCGTGAGCTCTTTCTTTCCCGGAAGGGAGATCGTACCTATAATGGCCAGAGAGCTAGTGTACGGCTACGGCGGCATTCACTGCGTGACCCAGCAGGAACCGGCGGAACGGGATTGAGGGGTCATCTCCTTTAGAAGGGAGCCGCGGTGAGGGACATTATAAATTAAGCTGCGGTCAATCTATGATTCATGGCGTCTTCCAAGGTCTACTTCACCGATATGCACACTTGCCAGGGCAACAATCTTCTGGACAAGATGGAACGGTTATTGAGCAGGGCCGGACTGAACCGCATGGACCTGGACGGGAAGATGGTGGCCATCAAGATCCATATGGGAGAGCCGGGGAACATAGCTTACATCCGACCGAACCTGGCCGCCGTCCTGGTGAGGATGGTGAAGGAGAAGGGCGGGAAACCCTTCCTCACCGACTGCAACACACTTTATACGGGGAAAAGGGCCAACGCCGTGGACCATTTGAACAGCGCCATGGAGAACGGCTTCAACAGAATAGCCGTAGGATGCGATGTCATCATCGCCGACGGTCTGAGGGGCAACGAACAGCGCGAGATCCAGATCGATAAGGAGCTGTGCCGAACGGCCAAGATAGGCAGCGCGATAGCCGATGCGGACGTGGTCATCTCCCTCAGCCATTTCAAAGGTCATGAGCTCACCGGGTTCGGGGGAGCGCTCAAGAACCTGGGCATGGGCAGCGGCAGCCGTTGCGGCAAGTTGGAGATGCACGCCTCATCCAAGCCCACTGTGGAAAGGAAGAAGTGCGTGGGCTGCGGGCAGTGCGTCAAGAACTGTCCCGAGGATGCCATCGCTCTTGATGATAAGAAGAAGGCGGTCATCGATCGTGAAAAATGTGTTGGCTGCGGGCAGTGCGTCGTCGTATGTCGCTACGGCGCGCCCACGGTGGAGTGGGAGGAATCATCGGAGATCGTCAACAAGAAGATCGCCGAGTACGCCTATGCCGTTATGCTTGGAAAGCCAGGATTGCACATCAACGTCATCATGAACGTCTCGCCGAACTGTGATTGCTGGCCCTTCAACGATTTGCCCATAGTGCCCGACATCGGCATGGCGGCCTCCAAGGACCCGGTGGCGTTGGACGTAGCATGTGCCCAAATGGTCAATGAGGCCCCGGTGATCAAGGGCAGCGTCTTGGACGTAAAAGGGTTCAAGAAGGAGGACAAGTTCAAGGCCGCCCATCCCAAGACAGACTGGATGACCGGCATGGACCACGCCCAGGATATCAAGCTCGGTCGGAAGCAGTACGAGCTGGTTCGATTGAAATGATTGTAAAAGATTTTATTGGATATCCCGTTCACCTGCCATGGTCGATTTCCAGCCGTTCCGCCCCCTGATCCCTCGTCTGAACAGTGGCGAGGACATCATCGGACGCGTCTCCCCACCCTACGATGTCATCTCCCCGTCAGAGCTGGCACGTCTTAAGGGACAACGCTTCAACGTTACCAACATCACTCTGGGCGGGATCGACGGAGATTATACCGAGGCCGGAAGACGTTTGGAATCATGGCTGAAGGACGGAGCCTTGGCCCAGGACCGGAAGGATTGCTTCTACATCTATAAGCAGACGTTCTGCCAGGGCGATCTCTGTTGGCAGAGGACCGGCATCGTCGGCGTCATGGCCGCCAAAGGGTATGCGGAGGGGGTCGTGGCCCACGAGGAAACGTTCTCGAAGGTCAAAGAGGACCGGCTGAATCTGCTGCGGGGTACTGAGACACACTGCGAATCGATATTCGGTATCTTCGACGAGATATCGATGAGGCTCAAGGACCGCATCGAAGACCATGAGACCAAGGTATTGGAGTTCACAGACCGCCAGATGGTACGCCATTGCCTCTTCCGGGTCTGCGATCCGGAAACGGTGATGGGCATCACCGAGGAGCTGAGCGGAAAGACCGTACTCATCGCCGATGGGCATCACCGGTTCGAAACCGCCTCGCGCTATGCCCAAGAGAATGCCGGGGAGACGAAGAAAGGATACGTCCTGACGACCCTGGTGCCCTCCAACGACCCCGGGCTGTTGGTCTATCCTACTCACCGGTTGGTCAAGGAACTGGCCGTGCCCACGGACCGCTTCCTGGAGCTCATGCGGGCTCATTTTGAGCTGCAGGAGGAGAACGATGTCGCAACGCTCCTCGGATCCTTGGAAGGTAGGAGATCGTCCGACCTCGGACTGGTATTGGATGGAAAGGCCTACCTGGCCTCACCAAAGGACCTCTCTTCCGACCCCATGTGGGAGCTTGACTCCTACGTATGCCAGGAAATGGTATTGAAAGGGGATGCCTGGCCAACCGAACCCGCCGTAGAGTACGAGCATGATACGGCCGAGGCGGAGAGAAAGATCGCCGACGGTTATCGTCTGGCGGTGCTGCTGCGTTCACCGTCGGTCAGCAAGATATGGGAGCTGGCCGGGCAGGACCGCCGCATGCCCAAGAAGTCCACTTACTTCTGGCCCAAGATGTGGTCCGGCTTCGTCTACTACCGCATGCGATGATCATTGCAAAATACCACAACTGTCATCGACCGACTTCTGCCATTGGACGAAACGATCTGGATGAGCTTTAAAGGCCGTCAAGCACTCCTGTGAACAGAAATGGTAGGTGTTGCCGTCGAACTCGAGTTCCAGGGACTTCTTACCATTGACACCGATGCCGCAGACCGGGTCATTATCCGTCCGGCGTGCTCTTCCTACCATGATCTGCGCGCCCATACGATAGCAATTTACGGTGACGTTGGCCCCGACCCGGCGAAGCTTGGGCTCGTTCTTATCGTCCTCCACCTCACTGATGATTATTAGGTCGGGGTTCATGCTGCGGGCGGTGATCACCGCTACCATGTTGGGAGGGTCTTTCATGGCCGCTATCAGCCCCTTGGCATGCATGATGTCGGCCTTACGCAACGCCTCTTCGTCCTCGGCGTCCCCCCGAATGACCGGGACCCCTTCGTCAACAAGGTCCTGAACCCTTTCCGGGTTCTTTTCGACCACCACGAACTTCTCCTTGCTGGCCTTCAATTTTTCAGCCACTTCCCGCCCCACGTTCCCATAACCGCAGATGATAAAATGGTCCTTCATCCTGAACCTCCTTTCCGGTAGACCCAATGCCGATCTCAGGTCTCTGCTGATCATCAGATTGAACACCGCTTGCAGTGTGGATATTCCAGCGGCGATGCCCCCTATGGACAAGAACACGGCCACCATCTTGCCCTCACTAGTTACAGGTACGATATCCCCGTATCCCACTGTGGTGATGGTCATGACGGTCAGATAGAGAGCGTCCAATGGTTTGCTCCATAGGTCTTCAGTTAAAAGGAGACCAATGAATCCCCCTAATACGACCATCGTTAGGGCGATAATGGAGTAATACAGGTTGTGTCTCATCTGAAGACCAGTGATGCTAAGAGCGAGGTTATCAGCTATTAGATTATCGCCTACGTCGATACCATATCAGTATTAGAGCCGCCAAGGCGACCGTGGCCACCATACCGAGCAGGGGAAGGACCCACGATGCCTCCGGCTCCTTTATTAGCGTCACATCACCGATTTCCATGTCCTGCCCGGGGAGAACCTGTATCTGTACTTCATTCACCTGATATCCATTTTTTAAGAGGACGATGGAATGGTTCCCGGGGGCGAGAAGGAGAGAGAAGCGCCCATCATCATCCACCTCCAGCATTGTTGCCGAGTTCTCTCCGAACACGACCTGCACACCTGTCAAACCGTTCCCCTCCTCGTCCACCGCTCTACCGTACACCGTGGCGTTGGGGCCTTCTGTTCGAAAGGTCCATTGGAATTCGGTCATGCTGTTCCCGGCCAGGTCCTGACCGAGTACACGGACCTGATACTCAACATCGAAGTCCAGGACCATCGTCGATGTGAGGGTGCGGTCGTCCCACTCCCCCGTTCGCGTGACGTTGTTCACCGACACCATCACCGATCCTTGGTCCATATCCTCTGAGAAGGTGATGTTTATCTGGTCATCGTGGTCGACGGTCTGACCCCGAGGCACGTACTCTATCACACTAGGAGGACTGAGGTCCGGGGTGATGTTCAGACCGGGGATGTTCACCAGTGGGAACGGGTCCTGGCAACCGGAGGGTATCAAGTATGGCCGGTCCACGATTCCATCCTCGTTCTCATCTGGGGACACCCAGTCGGACCACAGGTTCCCTGTTCCGAAGTACCAGCTATTGTTCATGTCCCCGCAAAAGGCCTGCACCCGGCCCACTGAGTATGCCCGTCCCGAATCGTTATTGAAGAGCATGGCGTTGGCATCGATTACGTTGCCAGATCCGCTGGTAAGATAGATGCCTTCGAAAGTGTTCCGTTCGAAGATGTTGCCATTCACCCGACAGTCATCTGAATTCCGCATCTCCAGACCATGCCGCAGATTGGTTTTTATGATATTATCTTGCAGCAGAATATCTTGGCAACCTGAGACCACTATGCCATCGCTCCCCCCGTCCAAGTAACTGTTGTTCAGTATCTGGGAATCGTCCACGTGGACCAGGTACATACCTTCCCCCAGGGAACCGCTCACCGAGTTCCCTATCGCTGACAGCCCTGTGATGATCTGATCGGCAGTGGTAGACGCTCTGATGCCACCGTCGCAATCGATGATGGCGTTGTCGCTGAGAGTGGTGTTCAGGACCGCCCCTGCGCCCAGATATATCCCCCAAGATGCGCTTCCTTTGTTCATCCGCATTATGGTATTGTTCTGCACCAGATTACCTTGGCTGGGCGATATGTAGACGCCGTAGGTGCCATCATCGATCGAATTGTCGACGATGACGTTCAGGTCAGCTCCGCCCTCCAACCTTACTCCATAGGTATTATTGGACAAAGAGCTGTGGGAGACGATATTATCTCTAGCCTCAGGACCGAACCTTATGGCGAAAAGGCAATCGCTAACCTCGTTTTCCAGGAGCTGATTTAACGTCCCCCTCTCGACGAATATCCCGCCATCCCCAGATTGGTCCCTCACCTCGTTCCCTTGGACCAGATTGCCGGTGCAGCCTCTGTTGACCGCGGTCAGCGATATACCCGCGTGGCTGTTCCCAAACGCGACGTTGTCCTTCACAAATACTCCTTGGCTGTCCTCGACCAGTGTGCCTACACCGTTCCCTTCGAAAGTGTTATTGGAGACCTCACATGCGATCCTCTCACAATGCTGAAGATAGACACCGGCAAGATAATTATTGAGGAACGAGGAACTGGACACCACCACGTTCTCGCAGTTGGCAACGGTGATACCTCGGGCGTTGAACTCGGCGTGGAGGTTGACTATCGTTCCGTTGGAGACGTTGAACAGTATGACGCCGGAGCCACTGGCCTGAACGTTCAGATGCTCGCTCTCAGAGGTGTATGCATCGGTGACCGCACAATCGACGATACGGAAGTGCTTGGTGGTGTTAGCTATGAAAATACCGTGGTGCTGGCCGGTGGCATTGACCTGGACGTCGGTAAGCACGTACGGATCGGCCATGGTCCCGCTTCCGGTGAAGCCGGCAGCGAGGAATCCACTATCTCCCTCGATCACCAGGGGAGTGCTCGTCTCCGCCCCTGTTGAATAAGGGGAGAATACCAGCAGTATCATTGACACCACTAGAACGATGATCATGGACCTGATAAGAGCCCCCTTACCTTTCCGGTCCGTCATGGTGCAACCCATGGAGATGACCGCTAATCAATATTTGTTGAGAATTGTGGAGCCACTGGAGGGAATTGAACCCTCGACCTACGCCTTACCAAGGCGTCGCTATACCTCTAAGCCACAGTGGCCTTGCTCGACCGAGAAACGGATGGTCGTTCATAAACCTTTTGTTGCTGGAAGTAAACAAAATCCTTTTCATTCCCATTACACTAGAGGTGAACGATGAAGAAGGAGATGACGGCCTTCGACGTGGCGACCATGACGTCGGAGCTTCAGGGCATTTGCGGCGGGTTCCTGGACAAGATATTTCACTGGGAAGGCCGCAACGTGCTCATTAGGATCAATGTTCAGAGCGAGGGAAAGAAGGAACTGTTCCTGAAGGATGGGAAATGGCTGCACTTGGAGGCCGAACGTCCAGAGACCCCGGACACGCCTTCGGGATTCGCCGTGCATCTGAGAAAGGTGCTTAGCAATACCCGCATTCTGTCCGTATCTCAACGGGAGTTCGACCGCATCGTCACCATGGACCTGGCCAGCAAGGAGGGTCATTACCAGGTGATCTTCGAACTGATAGGCGAAGGGAACCTGATCCTGGTCCACGAGGGAAAGATCATCAATGCTCTGGAACAGAAGAAGTGGCGGCACCGAGACGTGATCATTGGTGCTGAGTACGCCTACCCTCCTTCCCGTTTCGATCCTCGGAACGCTTCCTTGGAGGATTACGAAAAGGCCGTACTGGCTTCCAAATCCGATCTGGTGAGGACACTGGCCACATCAGTGAACCTGGGCGGTCAGTACGGTGAGGAGATATGCCTGCGCACCTCCCTGGACAAGGGACGGAAGGCGTCCTCCCTGACCCATGCGGAAATCGTCACCATCTATGAGGCGACCTTAGCCATGTTCCGTGAGCTCCGAGAGTCCCCAAGACCCTGCTTGGTGAAGGACGGAGAGGACACCGTCGATGCTACGCCCATCCCACTGCTGGTCAATTCCGGGTGGACCGCGCAGGACCTGCCTACACTGTCCCAGGCATTGGTCATGTTCCTGGCCCAAAGGAAGGCGGTCGTGGAGAAGAAGGACAGCGAACTAGAGCGGCTGCAGCGCCAGTTGGACCAGCAGATAAAGGGCATCGAGGCCACCGAAAGCGAAGCAGCGGTCCTACAGGCCCAGGGCGACCTGCTTTACACCAGTTATACCGAGGTCAACCTGACGCTGGGAAGAATGAAGGCGTTGGCCCAGAAGAACAACTGGGAGCATCTGAAGGAGGAGGGAGCGAAGATACCACTGGTGACCTCGGTGGATCCCCGGAAGAAGAGCTTCCACATGAAGGTGGGAGAGGAGGATGTGGCCCTCGACTACGACGTTGGCATCGACGAGAACGCCAATCGTCTGTACACCCAGGCTAAGGAGCTGCGGGAGAAGACCTCCGGGGCTAGGACGGCCATGGATGAGACCCGCCGGGCGATCGGGAAGAGAGTGGTCAAGGGAGAGAAGGAAGCGTTGCTGAACAAGGAAAAAGTGGCGCCGACCAAACGCTTCTGGTATGAGAGCTATAAGTGGTTCCTCACCTCCGGAGGACGACTAGTGGTCGGCGGCCGGGACGCCAAGAGCAACGATCAGGTGGTGAAGAAACATCTGGGGGAGAAAGAGCGGTATGCGCACGCGGACATGCATGGTGCCCCCTCCATTGTTCTCAAGAACGGAGCCGACGCTTCAGATGAGGAGATGAAAGAGGTCTGCCAGTTCGCTATATGCCATTCCAAGGCCTGGAACGCAGGGGCTGCCGAGGGTACTGCCTACTGGGTGTTGCCCGATCAGGTTTCCAAAAGGCCAGAGGCCGGTGAGTTCGCCCCTCGAGGGGCTTTTATAATCAGGGGCAAGAGGAACTACATCTACCACCTGCCGTTGGAGATGTTGGTGGCCGAACTGGAGGTCGAAGGGGCGCGAAAGGTCATGTGCGCCCCCCGAGAGAGCGTCGGCGATCGTTCCGTAAAGTATGTGATCATCATCCCGGGAAAGACCCCCAGGGGGAAGATTTCATCGGCATTGGCCCGGGCGTTTCAGGTGCCAGAGGAGGAGATCTCCCGCATACTTCCGCCTGGAGACGTGGCCATCAAGGAAGCTCATGGAGTGATCATTGAGTGAGAAAAAGCGCCCGGGCCGGAATTCGAATCCGGGTCCAGAGGTCCGCAACCTCTTAGGATATCCAAACTACCCCACCCGGGCTTAGATTGTGGAGAATATGCTCCAATTACTAAAGCGTTATTATTGCACTCCATCCATCATCACGAACCGACATGGACCTTTAATCGTGTAAAACCAGGAAATCGATGGGGCGCCCGGGCCGTAGCATAAGTTACAGAATGCGGCCAAAGATGTGGCGCCATATGAAAACCTAGAAAAGATCCCTCGGGGGATCGAAGTCCTCCGCGCATGCGATGATGCGCAGAACGATGTTTAGAACTCTCTTGACTGCCAGTACCGGCTAGCGTACCCTGCTATGCGGTTCCTCATGGTGATGGAATCCACACTAGTAAGCTTCTGGACCAGCACTTTGTTGTTCTCAAAGTCGGCACTGAAGGCCCTTGGGTACCTGTGGACCAATTCGATGGCCACCCTTTTGATGTAAGTTGGTCTGATGTTGCCCATAGCAATCTTCCCAGATAAATCCCGCCAAAGTCATCGCATTATATATATTTTAGCTCCAACCGGGGCTTGCCACAGCTTAACTTGCCTTCCCGACACTTACCCCTTATGCATGATGGCCCGGCATCCCGGAAGATGCTAGGGGATATCTCTCGTACCTCTTTCAGCATCAGTTCGGCCGCGGTCCTGATCTCCTGCTGGGCGCGGCGACAAGTACGCAACGTGAAGAAATGCCATAGCTCTCGGGCGTTCATAGTGACGACGATATTGGTGGTGCAGGCGTTCGGAAGTACATAACGGGCATCCTCGACCGGAACGATGGACACGAGCTGCTGATACGCCTCCCACGCGTTCTGCATGGCCCCCTCGAATATGCGGTTGGCCTCCGGGTCCGCTAGCACTGGTCCGGGGGTCACGTAGTCCGGCTCCAACAACGAAACGTACCGTTGGCTCTGCTGCGAGTAACTGGCCAGCCGATGCCTCACCAACTGATGCGTTAGGGAGCGCGATACCCCCTCCAAACTGAAGGTGTAGGAAGCATGCTCGATCACCGAATGATGCCCCATTCCCACCACCTTATCGATGAAGCCTCCGGCCTTGTCCTCGGTCACGTTCTCCAGTATCTCGCTGGCTGGGTCCATTGAGTAGCAGGAATGGGCGGCAGCGGCGCATAGCCTCTCCGCGTCCTTGGTGTATGATAGCAGGACGACCTTCATCGGAAAGGGTATGCTATTCAGGAAAAAAGGATTTCCCTCAATTCTGAGCTACGAACGAGAAGGAAGCTTCAGCGTTGCTCTTAGGTTGGCTTAATTTCAGGTCCTTCAGGTCCTTGAGCCGGTACACGATCGGATCCCCCCCTGACAGGATCTGGCGAATGCCTTCCACGTGGCCGTCACCAACCACGGCCAGGATGCCACCGTGCTCCCCTTCGGCCTTTAGGATCGCTTTGGCCATGTGCACATTGCGCTCATCGATAAGCACCCTCTTTACTGTCAATAAGTCCGGCAATCCCGAATCCGATGCCGGCGATATCATCTATACCTGATTTTGAAGATGAAATTTCTTTAAGATAATCTTCATTAATAATCTCTTTCAGTACTCCTACCATGAGGTCTTTTAAGGCAACTTTATCCTCTTTGCGGGGGGTAGGATGCGACAGGCTTGAGAGAATTTCACCTTTCTCGGATACGACGACGGTCTTTATGTTGGTACCGCCTATATCGACTCCAACAGCTATCTTCATATAATGTCTTCTCCTGTAATAATGAAAACAAATATTTTTTTAGAAACACCTATATTATCATAATTAATGGAACCGTGCAAAGCATATGAAGCTATATCTATAATAAAGGAGGGGGGAAAAGAAGTCATTTTGCAAAGAACACTGGTTTGAAGTGACGACAAGACGTGAGAGTATATGATTGATCCCGATGCAGCCAGAAGTAGGCGCTTCTAAGCGAGGCATCGAGGAATTCTTTTGATTA
Above is a genomic segment from Methanomassiliicoccales archaeon containing:
- a CDS encoding DUF362 domain-containing protein, with the translated sequence MASSKVYFTDMHTCQGNNLLDKMERLLSRAGLNRMDLDGKMVAIKIHMGEPGNIAYIRPNLAAVLVRMVKEKGGKPFLTDCNTLYTGKRANAVDHLNSAMENGFNRIAVGCDVIIADGLRGNEQREIQIDKELCRTAKIGSAIADADVVISLSHFKGHELTGFGGALKNLGMGSGSRCGKLEMHASSKPTVERKKCVGCGQCVKNCPEDAIALDDKKKAVIDREKCVGCGQCVVVCRYGAPTVEWEESSEIVNKKIAEYAYAVMLGKPGLHINVIMNVSPNCDCWPFNDLPIVPDIGMAASKDPVALDVACAQMVNEAPVIKGSVLDVKGFKKEDKFKAAHPKTDWMTGMDHAQDIKLGRKQYELVRLK
- a CDS encoding DUF1015 domain-containing protein, whose translation is MVDFQPFRPLIPRLNSGEDIIGRVSPPYDVISPSELARLKGQRFNVTNITLGGIDGDYTEAGRRLESWLKDGALAQDRKDCFYIYKQTFCQGDLCWQRTGIVGVMAAKGYAEGVVAHEETFSKVKEDRLNLLRGTETHCESIFGIFDEISMRLKDRIEDHETKVLEFTDRQMVRHCLFRVCDPETVMGITEELSGKTVLIADGHHRFETASRYAQENAGETKKGYVLTTLVPSNDPGLLVYPTHRLVKELAVPTDRFLELMRAHFELQEENDVATLLGSLEGRRSSDLGLVLDGKAYLASPKDLSSDPMWELDSYVCQEMVLKGDAWPTEPAVEYEHDTAEAERKIADGYRLAVLLRSPSVSKIWELAGQDRRMPKKSTYFWPKMWSGFVYYRMR
- a CDS encoding NAD-binding protein, yielding MVVLGGFIGLLLTEDLWSKPLDALYLTVMTITTVGYGDIVPVTSEGKMVAVFLSIGGIAAGISTLQAVFNLMISRDLRSALGLPERRFRMKDHFIICGYGNVGREVAEKLKASKEKFVVVEKNPERVQDLVDEGVPVIRGDAEDEEALRKADIMHAKGLIAAMKDPPNMVAVITARSMNPDLIIISEVEDDKNEPKLRRVGANVTVNCYRMGAQIMVGRARRTDNDPVCGIGVNGKKSLELEFDGNTYHFCSQECLTAFKAHPDRFVQWQKSVDDSCGILQ
- a CDS encoding right-handed parallel beta-helix repeat-containing protein, with product MTDRKGKGALIRSMIIVLVVSMILLVFSPYSTGAETSTPLVIEGDSGFLAAGFTGSGTMADPYVLTDVQVNATGQHHGIFIANTTKHFRIVDCAVTDAYTSESEHLNVQASGSGVILFNVSNGTIVNLHAEFNARGITVANCENVVVSSSSFLNNYLAGVYLQHCERIACEVSNNTFEGNGVGTLVEDSQGVFVKDNVAFGNSHAGISLTAVNRGCTGNLVQGNEVRDQSGDGGIFVERGTLNQLLENEVSDCLFAIRFGPEARDNIVSHSSLSNNTYGVRLEGGADLNVIVDNSIDDGTYGVYISPSQGNLVQNNTIMRMNKGSASWGIYLGAGAVLNTTLSDNAIIDCDGGIRASTTADQIITGLSAIGNSVSGSLGEGMYLVHVDDSQILNNSYLDGGSDGIVVSGCQDILLQDNIIKTNLRHGLEMRNSDDCRVNGNIFERNTFEGIYLTSGSGNVIDANAMLFNNDSGRAYSVGRVQAFCGDMNNSWYFGTGNLWSDWVSPDENEDGIVDRPYLIPSGCQDPFPLVNIPGLNITPDLSPPSVIEYVPRGQTVDHDDQINITFSEDMDQGSVMVSVNNVTRTGEWDDRTLTSTMVLDFDVEYQVRVLGQDLAGNSMTEFQWTFRTEGPNATVYGRAVDEEGNGLTGVQVVFGENSATMLEVDDDGRFSLLLAPGNHSIVLLKNGYQVNEVQIQVLPGQDMEIGDVTLIKEPEASWVLPLLGMVATVALAALILIWYRRRR
- the rqcH gene encoding ribosome rescue protein RqcH; its protein translation is MKKEMTAFDVATMTSELQGICGGFLDKIFHWEGRNVLIRINVQSEGKKELFLKDGKWLHLEAERPETPDTPSGFAVHLRKVLSNTRILSVSQREFDRIVTMDLASKEGHYQVIFELIGEGNLILVHEGKIINALEQKKWRHRDVIIGAEYAYPPSRFDPRNASLEDYEKAVLASKSDLVRTLATSVNLGGQYGEEICLRTSLDKGRKASSLTHAEIVTIYEATLAMFRELRESPRPCLVKDGEDTVDATPIPLLVNSGWTAQDLPTLSQALVMFLAQRKAVVEKKDSELERLQRQLDQQIKGIEATESEAAVLQAQGDLLYTSYTEVNLTLGRMKALAQKNNWEHLKEEGAKIPLVTSVDPRKKSFHMKVGEEDVALDYDVGIDENANRLYTQAKELREKTSGARTAMDETRRAIGKRVVKGEKEALLNKEKVAPTKRFWYESYKWFLTSGGRLVVGGRDAKSNDQVVKKHLGEKERYAHADMHGAPSIVLKNGADASDEEMKEVCQFAICHSKAWNAGAAEGTAYWVLPDQVSKRPEAGEFAPRGAFIIRGKRNYIYHLPLEMLVAELEVEGARKVMCAPRESVGDRSVKYVIIIPGKTPRGKISSALARAFQVPEEEISRILPPGDVAIKEAHGVIIE
- a CDS encoding 30S ribosomal protein S17e produces the protein MGNIRPTYIKRVAIELVHRYPRAFSADFENNKVLVQKLTSVDSITMRNRIAGYASRYWQSREF
- the thyX gene encoding FAD-dependent thymidylate synthase, which translates into the protein MKVVLLSYTKDAERLCAAAAHSCYSMDPASEILENVTEDKAGGFIDKVVGMGHHSVIEHASYTFSLEGVSRSLTHQLVRHRLASYSQQSQRYVSLLEPDYVTPGPVLADPEANRIFEGAMQNAWEAYQQLVSIVPVEDARYVLPNACTTNIVVTMNARELWHFFTLRTCRRAQQEIRTAAELMLKEVREISPSIFRDAGPSCIRGKCREGKLSCGKPRLELKYI
- a CDS encoding TraB/GumN family protein — its product is MTVKRVLIDERNVHMAKAILKAEGEHGGILAVVGDGHVEGIRQILSGGDPIVYRLKDLKDLKLSQPKSNAEASFSFVAQN
- a CDS encoding ROK family protein, with protein sequence MKIAVGVDIGGTNIKTVVVSEKGEILSSLSHPTPRKEDKVALKDLMVGVLKEIINEDYLKEISSSKSGIDDIAGIGFGIAGLIDSKEGAYR